The Gemmatimonadota bacterium genome segment GTAGCCAAGCTGCAAATAGCACCGGGAGCAGATCGGATCGCTCGCCACCTGATATTCCCCGAGTACGATTGCCTCATCGTAGTATCCGAATATTCGGGCCGCCTGCTGCAGGCCGTTGATCAGGTCGATGTGTGTGGGGTCCAACGCGAACGCCCGCTCTTCACGACGAGCTCCGGTCTCCAGGTCCTGGTCGTAGAAGATGGCGAACCACGACAGCCACCCGTTGGCGTAAGCGTTTTCGGGTTCCAGCTCGTACGCGCGATCGACGAGGTCTCGCGCGCGTTCGTCATAGCCCTCCGCCCCACGCACCCAAAATCGATTGTACACACGAGCCAGCGAAAGCATGGCTGGAACGTAGTCCGGATCCAAGGCAAGCGCCTCATTCAGCAGTCCTTCAACTTCTTCATTATTGGTCCGCGGCGTTCGAAGCAGATACCGCGCCTGCAGCCAGAGTCGGTAGGCCTCCGGCGTCGTTTGGCTCGTACGGAGCGCGGGGCTCATCACCTCCACCCGGAGCGCCCGCGTGACCGCCCCGGCGATTTCGTCCAGCAGCGCGAATATGTCGTCGAGCTCATGATCGTAGGACCGTCCCCAGACCTGGCTCTCCGAGGCGGCTTCGATGAGCCGGACGGATATCCGTACTCGGTCCCCGGAGTCTCTGACGGAGCCGTCGAGCACATAGTCCACCCCGAGGGTCTGGGCGACCTCCTGAACCGTGGCGTCGCCGTCCTTGAAGGAGAAGGACGAGCCTCTGGCCGCCACCCGGACGCCGGGGACGGCTGACAGCAGGTTGAGCAGCTCCTCCGAGAGGCCCTCGGCCAGATACTCCCGATCGGGGTCCGCGCTTGCGTTCGCGAACGCCATCACGGCGATCGACACTTGGTTGGGCACATCTGACGCGGCGGCGCCGCCGGGCGTGCTTGGGGCCGCCACAGCGTCTGGAGAGGGACCAGACCGGGACCCGAGGACGCCGAAGTACGGTGCCGCGACCGCGAGCGCCGCGACCGCCAGCACGGCCACCGCTGCGCGCGCCGTAGGCAAGGCTCGTCGGGTCCGGCGTTTCCTACTCCACACTCGAGCATCCCCACCGGCGGCGCTCAGGTCCTCTATCACGGTGCGCGCGTCCGGGTAACGACTCTCCGGCTCGGGCGCCAGCAGGCGGTCAAGCACGTGGGACAGGCTCGGAGGTACCGCTGCCGACGCGACCGGGGGTGCAGCCCCGGGGGCTTCATCGTCCGAGCCGGCGTCAACCGGGCCGACCGGCCGGTCGCCGGTCAGCATTTCGCGCAGCACCACGCCTAGTGACCACAGGTCCGTCCGGGCGTCGGTGGACTTCCCGGCGGCCTGCTCCGGCGACATGTACTGCCTGGTACCGGGCCGCTCTCCGGGCCGGGTGAGGTGCACGTCGGCCAGCTTCGCGACGCCGAAGTCGAGGATCTTCACGGCGCCGTCGGAGGTCAGCAGCAGGTTGCCCGGCTTGATGTCGCGGTGGACGATGCCGCGTTCGTGGGCGGCCATCAGTCCGCGGGCCGTCTGCACGGCGATATCGACCGCTTCTTCCACGGGCAGGGGCCCGCGGGACATGCGGCGGTTGAGGCTCTCCCCCTCGTACAGCGGCATGATCAGGAAGAGCCGGCCGTCGTCGGCCTCCCCCATGCCCAGCAGCGTGCACACGTTGGGGTGGTCGATCGAGGAGACGATGCGGGCTTCCACATGCAGGCGATCTCGCGCCGACGGATCCCGGCTCATCCAAGCGGGAAGGAACTTCAGGGCCACGTCCCGGTCCAAACTGGTGTCCTTGCCCTTGTAGACGTCGCCCATGCCGCCGCGGGCGATCAACTCACCGAGCTCGTAGTTGCCGACCACGGAGTTCGTGAGGTCGGGGGCCGGCGCATCGGGGACTGCCCGACCGATCGGATCGGGAGCGATGCGGGGCCAGAGCGCGTCGAGGGCGCCGCCGGTGTCGTGGTACTCCAGCAGCGACGTGACGTCGCGGCCGAGCAGGGGGTCCTTCTTCGAGATCTCCCGCAGGGCTTCGGCGCGCTCGCGAGCGTCAAGCGAGACCAACTCGTGGAAGTGCTTCTCGATCCGGTCCCAGTCATTCAGTCTCAACCGACCACCTCCGGTGGTGAGACGCGGCAGTCCGCCTAGGCGAGCTCCCGGTTCAGCCAGGCGCGGGCCATCTCCCAGTCGCGCTTCACGGTCGCGAGCGAAACGCCGAGCGCCTCGCCGACCTCGGGAATGGTCATGCCCGCAAAGAAGCGGCACTCCACCACCCGGGCCGGGCGTGGCTGGTGCGCGGCGAGCTCTTCCAGCTTGGCGTGGAGGTCGAGCAGTTGCGCGGACTCCGCTTCCGTGATCGCGAACGAATCATCCAACTCGACCCGGCCGCGGCCTCCGCCCCGCTTCTTCGCGGTGCGATGCACGGCGTGGTCGACCAGGATTCGCCGCATCGCACGCGCGGCCTCGGCGCAGAAATGCGC includes the following:
- a CDS encoding protein kinase, which gives rise to MRLNDWDRIEKHFHELVSLDARERAEALREISKKDPLLGRDVTSLLEYHDTGGALDALWPRIAPDPIGRAVPDAPAPDLTNSVVGNYELGELIARGGMGDVYKGKDTSLDRDVALKFLPAWMSRDPSARDRLHVEARIVSSIDHPNVCTLLGMGEADDGRLFLIMPLYEGESLNRRMSRGPLPVEEAVDIAVQTARGLMAAHERGIVHRDIKPGNLLLTSDGAVKILDFGVAKLADVHLTRPGERPGTRQYMSPEQAAGKSTDARTDLWSLGVVLREMLTGDRPVGPVDAGSDDEAPGAAPPVASAAVPPSLSHVLDRLLAPEPESRYPDARTVIEDLSAAGGDARVWSRKRRTRRALPTARAAVAVLAVAALAVAAPYFGVLGSRSGPSPDAVAAPSTPGGAAASDVPNQVSIAVMAFANASADPDREYLAEGLSEELLNLLSAVPGVRVAARGSSFSFKDGDATVQEVAQTLGVDYVLDGSVRDSGDRVRISVRLIEAASESQVWGRSYDHELDDIFALLDEIAGAVTRALRVEVMSPALRTSQTTPEAYRLWLQARYLLRTPRTNNEEVEGLLNEALALDPDYVPAMLSLARVYNRFWVRGAEGYDERARDLVDRAYELEPENAYANGWLSWFAIFYDQDLETGARREERAFALDPTHIDLINGLQQAARIFGYYDEAIVLGEYQVASDPICSRCYLQLGYSNLVAGRLDTAEAAFNKVLTLGGGEDGRTGLGLGLIHLLRGDGATALEAFNGISEEILWGVPARTLGVALASHTLGRPTDFARARDELSAAEDSVRWLAPLYAWTGDLDRAFELLDAMPKPNRTTYNFLPVPQDPVYRKLWDDPRWATVLSDRGVSPEQLAAIDFKLVLPEVITSVVEEARQGAVGPGSAAP
- a CDS encoding sigma-70 family RNA polymerase sigma factor, encoding VSGAGRDDAGSRQEAAARALAEAVAGNREALDGFVPEVYDELRRMAHRQLHGERADHTLCTTALVHEAYLKLVKLDRLEWQNRAHFCAEAARAMRRILVDHAVHRTAKKRGGGRGRVELDDSFAITEAESAQLLDLHAKLEELAAHQPRPARVVECRFFAGMTIPEVGEALGVSLATVKRDWEMARAWLNRELA